Proteins found in one Plasmodium coatneyi strain Hackeri chromosome 10, complete sequence genomic segment:
- a CDS encoding KIR-like protein produces the protein MSGVNPLDPTNLPAHVYFYGPFKTDAQECKADTEQSSIQITLNSCCGHGKVGELDHKIKNALCFVSGLKPYKNYKLHIWRWHFLYYWIGEQIWTALDGKDTDGKVAGCLKQICELINDKCGSGGDEGECKILCSENLDGETFTSRKNFFDFTQNYNDIKDYLQQGKPECATYWSTYKKNIEAACTAVRDYCKKDGEHSADPYCVKFRDTYEIYCTGAMLPGLKCMLKTELDEIRCHDCPCHSEQSQITELLNEHNDAVRQANTTTALSSIIGTLGFTVAPFLLYKYKPWSSWFGNRSSGNGVGRSNRRKRRSTGHHFDASTEDTLTEISTDNSTIADATIDGTVSSAAHARPSTRNGRTNNTRGRGMVGYQNV, from the exons ATGTCAGGAGTAAAC CCCCTGGATCCAACAAATTTacctgcacatgtatatttcTATGGCCCATTTAAGACTGACGCACAAGAATGTAAAGCTGACACCGAGCAAAGCAGTATACAGATCACGCTGAATTCATGTTGCGGACATGGAAAAGTGGGAGAACTTGACCACAAGATTAAAAATGCcctttgttttgtttctGGATTGAAACCATACAAGAATTataaattacatatatggcGTTGGCATTTCctctattattggataggagaACAAATATGGACCGCATTGGACGGTAAAGATACAGATGGAAAGGTTGCGGGCTGCTTGAAGCAGATTTGTGAATTAATAAATGATAAATGTGGAAGTGGAGGTGATGAGGGGGAATGTAAAATTCTTTGTTCTGAAAACCTTGACGGAGAAACCTTCACGAGTAGGAAAAATTTCTTTGACTTTACACAAAATTATAATGATATAAAGGATTATTTACAGCAAGGTAAACCCGAATGTGCAACATATTGGTCCACTTACAAGAAGAACATTGAAGCAGCATGTACTGCTGTTCGGGATTATTGCAAAAAGGATGGGGAACATTCTGCTGACCCATATTGTGTCAAATTCAGGGACACATATGAAATTTACTGTACGGGGGCGATGCTACCAGGATTAAAGTGTATGTTGAAAACTGAACTGGATGAAATAAGATGTCATGATTGTCCCTGCCACAGCGAACAATCACAGATTACGGAGCTATTAAATGAACACAACGATGCCGTTCGTCAAGCCAACACCACCACTGCTCTTTCTTCCATCATTGGCACATTAGGATTTACTGTTGCTCCTTTCTTATTGTATAAG tataaaccatggtcttcttggtttggtaaccgatcttctggaaatggagtaggaaggagcaacagaaggaagagaagatcaACTGGACATCACTTTGATGCATCCACAGAAGACACTTTAACAGAAATTTCCACAGATAACTCAACAATAGCTGACGCCACAATAGATGGAACAGTAAGCTCCGCTGCACACGCGAGACCGTCTACCAGgaatggaagaacaaataatacacGGGGTCGtgggatggtaggttatcagaacGTGTAG
- a CDS encoding SICA antigen, with product MKKKKECMSKGVCGISHFRDYFGMLRKGRKRYKRAHQVRGPSLEQQIVDHVDHLGSREYYIVKERKPRFTPKKRRKKRAARRRAGRRGVGRRMIIDIHLEVLNECQKGGLHSTKEDFFEILVKEFMESEFIKEDFVPKEQIPGLGKKTLFLRKESLRNVFLWLMFLRKRFEFQIRGLGRKTLFVRKDSPKEQVPCSGSVFREEDLVPEEDIIKGKFPREDVPKEGVSDEEVPKEQVPKFRFS from the exons atgaaaaaaaaaaaagagtgcatGAGTAAAGGAGTGTGTggtatttcgcattttagggat TATTTTGGCATGCTTcgtaagggaagaaaacgttacaaaagagcgcatcaagtacgtggtccatCCTTAGAgcagcagattgttgaccatgtggatCACCTTGGTTCACgtgaatattacattgtaAAAGAACGCAAACCTCGGTTTACgcctaaaaaaaggaggaaaaaacgtgctGCTCGTCGCCGTGCCGGTCGTCGTGGTGTgggtcgccgcatgattattgatattcatttagaagtcttaaacGAATGTCAGAAAGGGGgcctgcattcgacgaaggaagacttttttgaaattttggttaaAGAATTCATGGAAAGTGAGTTCATAaaagaagactttgttcctaaggaacag attccgggtttagggaaaaagactttattcctaaggaaggagtcgctaaggaatgtgttcctatggttgatgttcctaaggaagaggttcgaATTTCAgattcggggtttagggaggaagacattATTCGTAAGGAAAGATTCTCCTAAGGagcaggttccatgttcaggtTCAGTGTTTCGGGAGGAAGACTTAGTTCCTGAGGAAGATATTATTAAAGGAAAGTTCCCtagggaagatgttcctaaggaaggtgtttctGATGAGGAAGTTCCTAAAGAACAGGTTCCAAAGTTCAGAttttcc
- a CDS encoding SICA antigen, whose product MIIDIYLEVLDECQRGNLHSKKEDFLEILVQEFTGNGFIKGKNVPKEQVPRSDSGFTEEDFVPKEQVQVPKESVPMVGVPKEQLLSSGFGFREGSLCS is encoded by the coding sequence atgattattgatatttatttagaagtcttagacgaatgtcaaagggGCAATCTGCAttcgaagaaggaagactttcttgaaattttggttcaagaatttacgGGAAATGGATTTataaaaggcaaaaatgttcctaaggaacaagttccacgttcagattccgggtttacggaggaagactttgttcctaaggaacaagttcaggttcctaaggaaagtgttcctATGGttggtgttcctaaggagcagCTTCTAAGTTCAggtttcgggtttagggaaggaagtctTTGTTCCTAA